A part of Neovison vison isolate M4711 chromosome 6, ASM_NN_V1, whole genome shotgun sequence genomic DNA contains:
- the CASP14 gene encoding caspase-14 — protein sequence MSNPRPLEEEVYDMSGARLALTLCVTKAREGSEADLDALERMFQQLGFESTMKRDPTAQQFQEELDNFQQAMDARDDPISCAFVVLMAHGLEGQLKGEDGQMVELENLFEVLNNKNCRALRAKPKVYIVQACRGEQRDPGETVSGGDIVMITKDSPETIPTYTDILHVYSTVEGYISYRHDKEGSCFIQTLVDVFTERKGPILELLTEVTRRMAEAELVQEGKPRKVNPEIQSTLRKRLYLQ from the exons ATGAGCAATCCTCGGCCTTTGGAGGAG GAGGTATATGACATGTCAGGCGCCCGCTTAGCCCTGACACTGTGCGTCACCAAAGCCCGGGAAGGTTCAGAGGCAGACCTGGATGCTCTGGAACGCATGTTCCAGCAGCTGGGATTTGAGAGTACCATGAAGAGAGACCCCACCGCCCAG CAATTCCAGGAAGAGCTGGACAATTTTCAGCAGGCCATGGATGCTCGGGATGACCCCATCAGCTGTGCTTTTGTGGTGCTCATGGCACATGGGTTAGAAGGTCAACTCAAGGGGGAGGACGGACAAATGGTGGAACTGGAAAACCTTTTCGAGGTTCTGAACAACAAGAACTGCCGGGCCCTGAGAGCCAAGCCTAAGGTGTACATCGTGCAGGCCTGTCGAGGAG AACAAAGAGACCCTGGTGAAACAGTAAGTGGAGGTGATATTGTAATGATCACAAAGGACAGTCCCGAGACCATCCCGACATACACAGACATCCTCCACGTCTACTCAACCGTGGAGG GGTACATCTCATACAGACACGACAAAGAAGGCTCCTGCTTCATCCAGACCCTGGTTGATGTGTTCACAGAGAGGAAAGGACCCATCCTGGAGCTTCTGACAGAG GTGACCCGGCGGATGGCAGAAGCAGAGCTGGTTCAGGAAGGAAAACCAAGGAAAGTGAATCCTGAAATCCAAAGCACCCTTCGGAAACGGCTCTATCTGCAATAA